In a single window of the Arthrobacter sp. StoSoilA2 genome:
- a CDS encoding glycosyltransferase family 4 protein, protein MEGLAWDLAKELSRSSEIHVLTTTVPGRSAQFESDGIQVKTLPGTRPGRYSSKWWVKTAFWRQARDYDAVLSVSAGASSMVRLNRSPRYVFQAHGTAFSELQAVLSGKPRLWALKALRMSYWDAIDRGTYKLVDAVVPVSGVVGEKLNHPRYSRARAKTEFAVIANGVLTEPTLASDGSARKRFGLAAADDVVVCVSRLVRQKGVDRAIEALAASSADTKLLVVGDGPESGALREYALYAGVSDRVVFTGQLDKDGVHDALRAADAFVFPVRDAQREGLPLAVLEAIACGLPVIVPKDSDWDTDLVPCLRFTNVADPRTLSRAIADAVAAERVTLPAIYTRESMVASYKSILGLS, encoded by the coding sequence ATGGAGGGCTTGGCCTGGGATCTGGCTAAGGAACTGTCACGAAGCTCGGAAATTCACGTACTAACCACGACCGTTCCCGGCCGGAGCGCGCAATTTGAATCTGACGGCATCCAGGTCAAGACGCTCCCAGGTACAAGACCAGGACGATATTCCTCGAAGTGGTGGGTCAAGACTGCGTTTTGGCGCCAAGCTCGGGACTATGATGCCGTGCTAAGCGTTAGCGCAGGGGCGAGCAGCATGGTCCGGCTGAACAGGTCTCCGCGGTACGTCTTTCAGGCTCATGGAACAGCGTTCTCCGAGCTTCAGGCTGTGCTATCTGGCAAGCCTAGGCTCTGGGCCTTGAAGGCACTCCGTATGTCCTACTGGGACGCCATCGATCGGGGCACGTACAAGCTTGTTGACGCTGTGGTGCCCGTAAGTGGAGTAGTCGGCGAGAAGCTCAACCACCCTAGATATTCGCGTGCAAGGGCGAAGACCGAGTTCGCCGTCATTGCCAATGGCGTGTTGACCGAACCGACCCTAGCGTCGGATGGCTCGGCTCGTAAACGGTTTGGGTTGGCCGCCGCGGATGACGTCGTAGTTTGCGTATCGAGGTTGGTCCGTCAGAAGGGCGTAGACCGCGCCATCGAGGCTCTCGCTGCGAGCAGCGCCGACACTAAGCTGCTGGTCGTTGGTGATGGCCCCGAGTCTGGTGCCCTCCGGGAATATGCGCTCTATGCGGGTGTTAGTGATCGAGTGGTATTCACTGGCCAATTGGATAAGGATGGAGTCCATGACGCCCTTCGCGCTGCTGACGCCTTCGTCTTCCCTGTACGGGACGCGCAACGCGAAGGACTACCGCTGGCTGTCCTTGAGGCCATTGCCTGCGGCCTGCCAGTCATCGTCCCCAAAGATTCAGATTGGGACACCGATCTTGTTCCCTGCCTGAGATTCACAAACGTCGCCGACCCGAGAACCCTTTCCCGAGCAATAGCCGATGCCGTCGCCGCCGAAAGGGTCACGTTGCCGGCGATATACACTCGCGAATCTATGGTAGCCAGTTACAAGAGCATCCTTGGACTCTCCTAG
- a CDS encoding lipid II flippase MurJ produces MSRFARGFLVLAVGSLLGKVVALLREVVFAGAFGTGAIASGFRVAQTATIVPANLVSGDLLSAAFAPSYAREIKVNAARAQSMLRGYILWIAVILIGVAFAVYFARTPLVELIVPGVDAATTEQATMLLGLLCWVIPLYGLSAVQAYALGAHGNYFPTSSRQMIQSFGLLLGTILAVFTSWVPWLAIGLLMAWVVNAGICWVLLLRGRLVGLPDACDLREGWRFVVDGAKGIAPLFMLPVALQLSIVLERVFASFGDPGLVAAVDYARTVSESVMSVVAVPLGILGLTQLSALGRRDYRRQVSRMNDAIMVLMLPVSAILAVSSGSIIHLLYRRGEFGPEAELLTTNVLLGLSLGLAFQVLGYSLSRALTAVGRNRAVLLCTLLAIVSQVLVQWLGVSLVGPIAIGLGPSAYGFVLTLGTAFALGLERRVARQLLATSPAIAVTVLLALANLEVLWDLAYVGLGWVANLLLVPSLRASLRNIVRSAFLSVLLRRSKE; encoded by the coding sequence ATGAGCCGCTTCGCCCGCGGCTTCTTAGTCCTTGCTGTAGGAAGTCTGCTCGGCAAAGTTGTTGCACTCTTACGTGAAGTGGTCTTCGCAGGCGCTTTTGGAACAGGTGCGATCGCTTCTGGATTTCGAGTCGCGCAAACGGCAACAATCGTGCCGGCCAATCTTGTTTCTGGGGATCTTCTTTCGGCTGCATTCGCACCAAGCTATGCACGAGAGATCAAGGTTAACGCAGCCAGAGCGCAGTCAATGCTACGCGGCTATATTCTGTGGATCGCGGTCATTCTGATCGGAGTGGCCTTCGCTGTTTACTTCGCGAGGACTCCACTCGTAGAACTCATAGTCCCAGGGGTTGACGCGGCGACTACGGAGCAGGCAACGATGCTGCTGGGCCTCCTGTGTTGGGTTATTCCTCTGTACGGATTGTCAGCGGTGCAGGCGTACGCGCTTGGGGCGCACGGCAACTATTTTCCAACTTCTAGCCGTCAAATGATTCAAAGCTTTGGATTATTGTTGGGAACCATTCTTGCGGTGTTTACAAGCTGGGTGCCATGGCTCGCGATCGGGCTGCTTATGGCCTGGGTGGTAAACGCGGGGATATGTTGGGTGCTGCTTCTTCGGGGACGACTTGTAGGACTACCTGATGCTTGTGACCTCAGGGAAGGCTGGCGATTCGTTGTCGACGGGGCAAAGGGAATTGCACCGCTTTTCATGCTTCCAGTAGCGTTACAACTGTCCATCGTGCTGGAACGAGTCTTTGCCTCCTTCGGTGATCCTGGGCTTGTTGCCGCTGTTGACTATGCCCGAACCGTTTCTGAATCAGTTATGTCCGTCGTGGCCGTCCCTCTCGGCATCCTCGGCCTTACGCAGCTCTCCGCACTGGGCCGCCGAGACTACCGACGCCAAGTTTCACGCATGAATGATGCCATAATGGTGTTGATGCTCCCCGTATCCGCAATTCTTGCCGTGAGTTCGGGTTCGATAATTCACCTGCTCTATAGGCGTGGTGAATTCGGGCCGGAGGCTGAGCTGCTTACGACCAATGTACTCTTGGGGTTATCTTTAGGGTTGGCCTTCCAAGTCTTGGGATACTCTCTTTCAAGAGCCCTCACCGCGGTGGGACGCAACCGCGCTGTGCTGCTTTGTACACTGTTGGCCATTGTTAGCCAGGTCCTTGTGCAGTGGTTAGGCGTCTCGCTGGTTGGCCCGATTGCCATAGGCTTGGGTCCATCCGCTTATGGGTTCGTCTTGACGCTAGGGACCGCATTTGCGTTAGGGCTCGAGCGGCGAGTTGCACGGCAATTGCTCGCCACTTCGCCGGCCATCGCAGTAACGGTTCTGTTGGCCCTTGCTAATCTTGAAGTTCTTTGGGACTTGGCATACGTAGGTCTTGGATGGGTTGCAAACCTCCTGCTGGTCCCGTCGCTCAGAGCCTCACTAAGGAATATTGTGAGATCAGCTTTCCTTTCCGTCCTCTTGAGGAGATCCAAAGAATGA
- a CDS encoding glycosyltransferase family 4 protein translates to MAQQDIEVVLITDTPSLDLGDGIRTIETPLGAKLLEWIPNSRSGWLLRHTLQIAVFTIMSSLIALRFRWLGFLVFNHNCESLVGQVLVMHNVFSAEFAARPLSRVQRIKALANPVRIMRISKEILLSRPSFGRLLVSVSEGARPDVERLAGGSDRIYVIENGVDVRRFGQSNDLEVPLLVSDWKRASGIDHAILFIGHEWKRKGLDELLIAISALPSNCGLIVVGGTSQNRQLYDRKITELGIEPRVLFAGEWADVRPFLAGSSIFCLPSHAETMPLVALEALAAGLPIVLTPECPASGLIVEGLNGSVTNCIPLEIAQAIERTLSLGGGEANSEKIRSTVYQYDWDTVAKGYVDLVAEFCRSARGPASRSSTQQLEARNRR, encoded by the coding sequence ATGGCGCAGCAGGATATCGAAGTCGTGTTGATCACGGACACGCCTTCCCTTGATTTGGGGGATGGTATCCGCACAATAGAAACCCCGTTGGGTGCCAAGCTGCTCGAATGGATTCCAAATTCGCGCAGTGGATGGCTACTTCGCCACACGTTACAGATTGCAGTGTTTACGATTATGTCGAGTCTGATCGCACTAAGATTTCGTTGGCTCGGTTTCTTGGTTTTCAATCACAACTGCGAGTCATTGGTTGGCCAGGTCCTCGTAATGCATAATGTTTTCTCGGCTGAATTCGCCGCACGGCCTCTTTCTAGGGTTCAACGGATTAAAGCGCTGGCAAACCCGGTCCGAATCATGCGTATAAGCAAGGAGATCTTGCTCTCGCGGCCATCATTCGGAAGATTGCTTGTTTCGGTTTCCGAGGGGGCCCGTCCTGACGTCGAGAGGCTGGCCGGAGGCTCTGATCGCATTTATGTGATTGAAAACGGTGTTGATGTAAGACGCTTTGGGCAGAGCAACGACCTGGAGGTTCCACTACTGGTTTCCGACTGGAAACGTGCATCTGGAATTGATCACGCAATTCTCTTTATTGGGCACGAATGGAAGCGGAAGGGTCTTGATGAGCTACTAATCGCAATCTCTGCTCTCCCGTCAAACTGTGGACTCATCGTCGTTGGTGGAACCTCCCAAAACAGGCAACTTTACGATCGAAAAATCACGGAGTTGGGCATTGAACCGAGGGTTCTTTTCGCCGGTGAGTGGGCTGATGTTCGCCCTTTTTTGGCGGGTTCCAGTATCTTCTGCCTTCCTAGTCATGCAGAGACAATGCCTCTTGTTGCTCTCGAAGCGCTGGCGGCTGGCCTCCCAATAGTCCTGACACCCGAATGCCCTGCGTCAGGGCTTATCGTTGAGGGCCTGAATGGTTCAGTCACGAACTGTATTCCCCTTGAGATCGCTCAAGCCATTGAGAGGACGCTTAGCCTTGGCGGGGGGGAAGCAAATTCCGAGAAGATTAGATCGACTGTTTATCAGTATGATTGGGATACGGTTGCTAAAGGCTACGTCGATCTGGTTGCAGAATTTTGCCGTTCTGCACGGGGGCCCGCTAGCAGGAGCTCCACCCAGCAGTTAGAGGCCAGGAACCGTCGATGA
- a CDS encoding CDP-glycerol glycerophosphotransferase family protein: MPDSKPLLTIVLGEPGPLDRESAMYRRLLAARLRYESQFTSLHVEETLTTEVIARLCGIIESKYVVFMETSHQLAASYMTTMLEYLRTRSVYLAEPVVYNGAIASNVASTKIDDAYRYVRDTDVFGVAFNTRRLADALEAIGDVDRSALYLSYRLYWSIGTVKPLATGFSVASDTKSAIGLQIAKDVTRLVPLIPTASKEVRLHLVRYVALFLRGMRAGKVTQVALANLRDVVRSYRLVELLRFVEPLQPVEASWIRWLSDPESDTHLYKQLSNSDSYLSFREGQPTEGTQPPLYELQFGGDTVVIEKSYRPRDLRPGYSRAASYDFYSRPITPGSTLIFFDRPLQADDNAEHLYEYFTANHAEYTEAYFALNPKSPDWERLQAKGFKLIPIFTTEFYEKFLISDLVVSSQIYNIRYRGKSFANSRFVYLQHGIQLNDMTDWILSKYFDLFVATGQLEADYLRKLAPVETLNSGLPRFEALTRTPHEPQHLLFMPTWRFNLHQVSTEQFAQSEYFRAIDAVLADPKLLAFLEETGRTLHVKLHPNVEKRAGQFRFSKNVVRTDLSYREAIASAEMVFTDYSSAVLDAAYIGTPIAYYHWDAADFFHEQPYEGRVDYRDDGLGPVFEEHAELIKHIVHQDYLGPHELFSARRERFFQGVDPQRINAKIVERMLSL, encoded by the coding sequence ATGCCCGACTCAAAACCCCTGCTCACAATCGTCCTCGGGGAACCAGGCCCCCTGGACCGTGAGTCCGCAATGTACCGGCGGCTTCTGGCGGCGCGCTTACGCTACGAATCGCAATTCACCAGCCTTCATGTTGAGGAAACGCTCACAACGGAAGTTATCGCCAGGCTCTGCGGGATCATCGAGAGCAAGTACGTCGTGTTCATGGAGACATCGCACCAGCTTGCAGCGTCCTACATGACGACGATGCTCGAATACCTCCGCACACGGAGTGTCTACCTCGCGGAACCGGTCGTCTACAACGGCGCCATCGCCAGCAACGTGGCATCAACCAAGATCGACGACGCCTATCGTTACGTCCGGGACACCGACGTTTTCGGCGTTGCTTTCAACACTCGCAGGCTGGCTGACGCGTTGGAAGCAATTGGCGACGTCGACCGCTCGGCACTGTATCTCAGTTACCGTCTGTACTGGTCCATCGGAACGGTAAAGCCTCTCGCTACAGGCTTCTCAGTTGCATCCGACACCAAATCCGCCATTGGCCTGCAAATAGCTAAGGATGTCACGCGGCTGGTCCCACTGATTCCAACGGCTTCGAAGGAGGTCCGCCTTCACCTCGTGCGATATGTTGCGCTGTTCCTTCGCGGCATGCGTGCTGGGAAGGTGACACAGGTGGCCTTGGCCAATCTCCGTGACGTGGTTCGTTCGTACCGTCTCGTGGAACTGCTCCGCTTCGTCGAACCTTTGCAGCCGGTGGAGGCATCCTGGATTCGCTGGCTCTCTGACCCGGAATCCGACACCCACCTCTACAAGCAGCTGAGCAACAGTGACTCATATTTGTCTTTCAGAGAAGGCCAGCCCACGGAAGGGACGCAGCCGCCCCTCTACGAGTTGCAGTTCGGCGGGGACACTGTAGTCATCGAGAAGTCGTATCGCCCGCGAGATCTACGCCCTGGCTATTCACGGGCTGCCAGTTACGACTTCTACAGCCGGCCCATCACTCCCGGCTCAACCTTGATCTTCTTTGATAGGCCCCTACAGGCAGACGACAATGCTGAGCACCTGTACGAATATTTCACGGCGAACCATGCGGAGTACACAGAGGCGTACTTTGCGTTGAACCCAAAGTCGCCGGACTGGGAAAGGCTGCAAGCAAAGGGCTTCAAACTGATCCCGATCTTCACTACCGAGTTCTACGAGAAGTTCCTCATCTCGGACCTGGTGGTTTCGTCCCAGATCTACAACATCAGATACCGGGGCAAGTCCTTCGCGAACTCCCGCTTTGTTTATCTACAACACGGCATCCAGTTGAACGATATGACCGATTGGATCCTTTCCAAATACTTCGACTTGTTCGTTGCCACCGGCCAACTCGAAGCCGACTATCTGCGCAAGCTTGCTCCCGTCGAAACCTTGAACTCAGGTCTGCCCCGTTTCGAGGCCCTGACCAGAACGCCACATGAGCCACAGCACCTGCTCTTCATGCCAACGTGGCGTTTCAACCTGCACCAAGTGTCCACCGAACAATTCGCCCAATCGGAGTACTTCCGTGCAATCGACGCCGTTCTGGCGGACCCGAAGCTACTGGCATTCCTCGAAGAAACCGGCCGGACTCTCCACGTAAAACTCCATCCAAACGTGGAAAAGAGAGCCGGGCAATTCAGGTTCTCCAAGAACGTTGTCAGGACTGATTTGAGCTATCGGGAAGCCATCGCCTCGGCTGAGATGGTCTTCACGGACTATAGCTCGGCCGTGCTTGACGCTGCCTATATTGGTACGCCTATCGCCTATTACCACTGGGACGCAGCGGACTTCTTTCATGAGCAACCCTACGAAGGCCGAGTGGACTACCGCGATGATGGCTTGGGCCCGGTCTTTGAGGAGCATGCAGAGCTGATCAAGCACATCGTCCATCAGGACTACCTCGGACCCCACGAACTATTCAGTGCCCGACGCGAACGCTTCTTCCAGGGAGTGGACCCCCAAAGAATCAATGCCAAAATCGTTGAGAGGATGCTGAGTCTCTAA
- a CDS encoding polysaccharide biosynthesis tyrosine autokinase — MDLHEYARILRRNWILVVAISMAGLLAGGAASILVKPTYTADTQLFVAIQNSGSVQELQQGNTFSQARVQSYVKTVKTPAVLQPAIDSLGLNLTASELAKNVSAGSDLNTVLINISVSDTSPVQAAAVAQAVADSLIHVIDGLERPKNGGASAVSLSIVTPAVAPKTPSAPNTRLNLILGLIIGAASGVGIALLRTTLDSRVRGESDLRQVTDSPLLGGISFDAGAVQRPLLTQASHQSPRAESFRQIRTNLQFANVAGKAKTVLVTSSVPGEGKSTTATNLAIALAQAGQSVCLVDADLRRPTVSKYLGLDRNAGLTTALVGIADINDLLQHWGDDQLYVLTSGQIPPNPSELLGSDAMKRLVKRLEDAFDAVVIDAPPLLPVTDAAVLAQHVGGVVVVIGTQKLRRHELQKSLNALEMVGANILGIVLNRLPLKGPDAYSYTYYVQEEEGSRKVRASKSSKQGNLTVKSGDPADFDYARPAGSLSGRRR, encoded by the coding sequence TTGGATCTGCACGAATACGCACGCATATTGCGTCGCAACTGGATCTTGGTTGTCGCTATTTCGATGGCAGGCCTTCTAGCCGGCGGAGCAGCCTCAATTTTGGTGAAGCCAACATACACCGCGGATACGCAGCTCTTCGTAGCAATTCAGAATTCAGGTTCCGTGCAGGAACTGCAGCAGGGGAACACTTTCAGCCAAGCTCGTGTTCAGTCTTACGTCAAGACAGTAAAGACACCCGCTGTCCTTCAGCCTGCAATCGATAGCCTGGGGCTCAACCTAACGGCGAGCGAACTTGCTAAGAACGTTTCGGCTGGATCCGATCTGAATACGGTTCTTATCAATATTTCCGTATCTGATACTTCTCCGGTGCAAGCGGCCGCCGTCGCCCAAGCCGTTGCAGATAGCCTAATTCATGTCATAGACGGTCTTGAAAGGCCGAAAAACGGTGGGGCATCGGCAGTGAGCCTTTCAATTGTGACACCTGCGGTTGCACCCAAAACGCCCTCCGCCCCCAATACGCGCCTAAACTTAATCCTTGGCCTGATTATCGGTGCCGCGAGCGGCGTTGGAATTGCACTGCTTCGAACGACTTTGGATTCTCGGGTTAGAGGTGAGAGCGATCTTCGGCAGGTTACAGATTCTCCGTTGCTTGGCGGAATTAGTTTCGACGCTGGCGCCGTCCAGCGCCCCTTGCTGACCCAGGCCTCACATCAAAGTCCCAGAGCCGAGTCTTTCAGGCAAATACGCACGAACCTTCAGTTTGCCAATGTGGCTGGCAAAGCAAAGACGGTTTTGGTCACATCATCGGTGCCTGGGGAAGGCAAAAGCACAACGGCTACGAATTTGGCCATCGCCCTGGCTCAGGCCGGACAATCTGTTTGCCTGGTGGATGCAGATCTACGACGTCCGACGGTCTCCAAGTACTTAGGCCTTGACCGCAACGCGGGACTAACGACGGCGCTCGTAGGAATAGCAGACATCAATGACCTGCTTCAGCATTGGGGAGACGATCAGCTTTACGTCCTGACTTCGGGACAAATTCCACCGAACCCTAGCGAGCTTCTCGGCTCCGATGCGATGAAACGACTTGTAAAGAGGCTAGAAGATGCCTTCGACGCGGTAGTTATTGACGCCCCGCCCCTACTCCCCGTCACTGATGCGGCGGTCCTAGCGCAGCATGTGGGAGGCGTAGTAGTAGTGATCGGCACCCAGAAGCTCCGGCGACATGAGCTTCAAAAATCACTTAACGCCCTGGAGATGGTCGGTGCCAACATTCTTGGGATTGTGTTGAACCGTCTGCCGCTAAAGGGTCCCGATGCTTACTCGTACACGTACTACGTGCAAGAGGAAGAGGGATCGCGTAAGGTGCGGGCGTCCAAGTCGAGCAAGCAAGGTAACCTGACCGTAAAGAGTGGCGATCCTGCTGACTTCGACTATGCGCGGCCGGCAGGGTCTCTCTCGGGCCGAAGGCGGTAG
- a CDS encoding acyltransferase: MSVTMALINSIGASHLIPFRLRTLLLRAAGVEMNLRGKVAPGVVIRTKSLTLGKRSTINYQCIIDNRAPVTIGDNVGIGIGVRLITSSHEMDDPTVRAGTSTLAPITIGDGAWLGSGVTVLAGVTIGAGCVIAAGSVVTKDCEAHKLYGGIPAKFMQELATA, encoded by the coding sequence ATGTCTGTAACCATGGCCCTGATAAATTCCATTGGCGCTTCCCACCTAATACCGTTCCGGCTTCGAACGCTACTGTTGAGAGCTGCCGGCGTGGAGATGAACCTACGAGGCAAGGTGGCGCCCGGGGTTGTCATTCGGACCAAGTCACTCACTTTAGGCAAGCGTTCGACGATAAATTACCAATGCATAATTGATAATCGCGCGCCAGTCACTATCGGCGACAACGTCGGGATAGGAATCGGCGTCAGGCTCATCACGAGTTCACACGAGATGGATGACCCGACGGTTCGCGCCGGAACCTCCACGCTCGCACCGATCACGATAGGCGATGGAGCATGGTTGGGAAGCGGCGTGACGGTACTGGCGGGCGTCACCATCGGAGCCGGATGCGTGATAGCTGCCGGCTCCGTGGTGACCAAAGACTGCGAAGCTCACAAACTCTACGGGGGAATCCCTGCCAAGTTTATGCAGGAATTGGCCACAGCCTAG
- a CDS encoding O-antigen ligase family protein, whose product MLQEVSAQSLNTVMLFSAGAILAVVGGLAMFLMPLRFRLAIMTILAVPQLIVPGLIESASVFQVWVASCGIVAMIREKPKFPSIYGKLLATLAILALVAALWSPLINISMIAAMQVISLLIIALHAAYVLKESPAGLTLAFRWLSVSVIAEAALVVLFRLRPDLEGAFLQTQVAKLLIGTEKLNNFFAGSPDNVFDPEKAGGLWLNANTASMFLGVAACAFVVAYKRYQSKWFLVTAAIAASSISFAGSKTGLVLLATMPLIAWVTPLLARRRGRAWILPTALVAFPVFLAVQSLIDAILPAKFAEDSALSLGTRAVIWDVASELFMEHPVLGLGFGGWGENFFAYSGGALGRTFPPHNILIATWSDYGIGGAAVLVALIIALIFGHLRRMGSPPVPVSSAWGWSLAAFLWTWIHGMADATTFYGDIRTATVLGLLTGFLLYDPQVAEIKRVRLMSSTTDAPFAACGPNAPSA is encoded by the coding sequence ATGCTGCAAGAGGTTAGCGCTCAATCCCTGAACACGGTCATGCTCTTCAGCGCCGGCGCTATCCTCGCAGTTGTCGGTGGTTTGGCCATGTTCCTAATGCCTTTGCGGTTCAGGCTTGCAATCATGACCATTCTCGCGGTTCCCCAATTGATCGTGCCTGGGTTGATCGAATCAGCATCCGTATTCCAAGTCTGGGTTGCTTCCTGTGGCATTGTGGCAATGATCCGCGAGAAACCAAAATTTCCATCCATTTACGGCAAGCTCTTGGCAACGCTGGCTATCCTAGCCTTGGTCGCGGCGCTATGGTCCCCACTGATAAACATCTCGATGATCGCGGCGATGCAAGTTATCTCCTTGCTTATTATTGCCCTGCACGCGGCTTACGTTTTAAAAGAAAGCCCAGCGGGGCTTACATTGGCCTTTCGATGGCTGTCGGTTAGTGTCATTGCGGAAGCAGCCTTAGTCGTCTTATTCCGCCTGCGCCCCGATCTGGAGGGTGCCTTCCTGCAGACCCAAGTGGCGAAGCTACTTATTGGAACTGAAAAGCTAAACAACTTCTTCGCTGGCTCGCCAGACAACGTCTTCGACCCAGAAAAAGCGGGCGGACTCTGGCTGAATGCAAACACGGCATCGATGTTCCTCGGTGTTGCGGCCTGCGCCTTCGTCGTCGCATACAAGAGATACCAATCGAAATGGTTTCTCGTGACGGCGGCCATCGCCGCTAGTTCCATATCCTTCGCCGGTTCAAAAACTGGGCTAGTACTGCTGGCGACAATGCCACTTATCGCCTGGGTCACGCCACTGTTGGCGCGCAGGAGGGGCCGAGCATGGATTCTCCCGACGGCGTTGGTAGCATTTCCAGTTTTCCTGGCCGTCCAGTCCCTTATTGATGCCATTCTCCCGGCGAAGTTTGCCGAGGACTCCGCCCTGTCCTTAGGAACGCGGGCCGTTATCTGGGACGTCGCAAGCGAACTTTTTATGGAGCACCCCGTATTAGGGCTCGGATTCGGTGGGTGGGGTGAGAATTTCTTCGCCTACAGCGGCGGCGCACTCGGGCGTACGTTCCCCCCACATAACATCCTTATCGCGACATGGTCCGATTATGGAATCGGCGGGGCGGCCGTGTTGGTGGCCCTCATAATTGCGCTCATATTCGGACATCTCCGCCGAATGGGCTCCCCACCAGTTCCGGTGTCGTCAGCATGGGGATGGAGCCTGGCGGCGTTCTTGTGGACCTGGATTCACGGGATGGCGGATGCCACCACGTTTTACGGCGATATCAGGACCGCCACTGTGCTCGGCCTGCTGACAGGTTTCTTGCTGTATGACCCCCAAGTAGCTGAAATCAAGCGGGTTCGGCTTATGTCGTCAACGACGGACGCTCCGTTCGCGGCTTGCGGCCCAAACGCGCCCTCAGCATAG
- a CDS encoding glycosyltransferase — protein sequence MPDNIYSPIRVSVFRHSVFKPSEQFIPMQAQALKVSKVLITSRDPIVAPIPNLNTATISDQGKLAVVRHTLFGDHRPLRRILQEYDINIVHAHFGVEGMYSQGAARSLGIPHVTTLHGFDVTTSRSALFSSKRPAWVYYSIFRGKFLRSADLLICVSRHIQRLAIELGANPENTTVIGTGVDTRKIQVSEIPDAPVILHVARLVEKKGTADLVSAFALVLKKIPEARLRIIGSGPLEEKLKAQVAQLALTDSVDFLGVQPHDRVLAELQGARLLCLPSITAASGDQEGLGQVILEAGATGRPVIATEHGGILDAVVNGETGLLVRERDVAGLAELLIAVLDDKELAARLGLSARGRVEREFDVQSQAQKVDAVYRRAMS from the coding sequence ATGCCAGACAACATCTATTCGCCAATTCGTGTCTCCGTGTTTAGGCATTCGGTATTCAAGCCATCTGAGCAATTTATCCCGATGCAAGCCCAAGCGCTCAAGGTTTCGAAAGTCTTGATCACTTCCCGAGATCCAATTGTGGCACCAATACCAAATTTGAATACGGCGACGATTTCTGATCAAGGCAAATTAGCCGTAGTTAGACACACATTATTTGGTGACCATCGGCCGCTCAGACGAATCCTGCAGGAGTACGACATAAATATCGTGCATGCACACTTTGGAGTGGAAGGAATGTACTCGCAGGGAGCAGCGCGCTCCCTTGGCATCCCGCATGTCACGACATTGCACGGCTTTGACGTTACTACGTCCAGGTCTGCCTTATTCAGCTCGAAGCGGCCCGCATGGGTTTATTATTCGATTTTTCGAGGAAAATTTTTGAGGTCCGCGGACCTCCTTATTTGTGTGTCGCGACATATTCAGCGCCTTGCAATCGAGCTTGGTGCCAACCCCGAGAACACCACAGTCATCGGTACGGGGGTGGACACTCGAAAGATCCAGGTCAGTGAGATACCCGACGCTCCTGTTATTCTGCACGTTGCCCGCTTGGTAGAAAAGAAGGGAACGGCTGACTTGGTTAGTGCGTTCGCCCTGGTCCTTAAAAAGATTCCAGAAGCGAGGCTAAGAATTATAGGGTCCGGACCGCTGGAAGAAAAGCTTAAGGCACAGGTGGCCCAGCTGGCGCTGACAGATTCCGTTGATTTTCTGGGTGTTCAGCCGCACGATCGCGTTTTGGCCGAACTACAAGGTGCTCGTCTACTCTGCCTTCCTAGCATCACCGCAGCGTCAGGGGACCAGGAAGGGTTGGGGCAGGTAATCTTGGAAGCCGGGGCCACAGGAAGGCCCGTCATCGCGACGGAACACGGCGGAATCCTGGATGCGGTCGTGAACGGTGAAACGGGCTTGTTGGTTCGGGAACGGGATGTTGCGGGCTTGGCTGAATTATTGATTGCAGTCTTAGACGATAAGGAACTTGCCGCCAGGCTAGGCCTATCGGCTCGAGGCCGTGTCGAGCGCGAGTTTGATGTACAGTCTCAGGCTCAAAAAGTTGATGCTGTCTATCGTCGTGCCATGAGCTAG